DNA from bacterium:
GTTCTTTAAGAGATAAAACTATTCCTCTGATTAATCTGGCAAATTCTGCCCACCCAACGGTAGCTAAAGCAATATAAAGAGTAATTAAACCTGGTCCAACTGCGACCGCAACTCCAATTGCCAGAAGTAACCCAGGAAAGGCTAACATAATGTCTGTTAAGGCAATAATCAATTTATCTATCTTACCACCGACATAACCTCCGATACCTCCAAAGACAAAACCAATAAACATGGCTAAAAAAGTCGCTATTGTGCCCACGGTTAATGAAATTCGGGCACCATATAAAATCCGCGAGAATATATCTCGTCCAAGATTATCTGTGCCACAAAGATGTTGACAATCTGGAGATTTTAGTCTTTGTTTTAGGTTAATTTCATAGGGGGAATACGGAGCAATTATCGGTGCACAAATAGCAAGAATAATGAAAACAGTGATTATAATTAGTCCTATTAAAGTTGTCTTGTTTTTATATAATCTTTTCATGTAATTATTCAGCCTTATTATATTTCACCACAGAGACGCAGAGAGTAATCTTTACTCTTCTAAA
Protein-coding regions in this window:
- a CDS encoding ABC transporter permease, encoding MKRLYKNKTTLIGLIIITVFIILAICAPIIAPYSPYEINLKQRLKSPDCQHLCGTDNLGRDIFSRILYGARISLTVGTIATFLAMFIGFVFGGIGGYVGGKIDKLIIALTDIMLAFPGLLLAIGVAVAVGPGLITLYIALATVGWAEFARLIRGIVLSLKEQDYIEAARVIGASDVRIILRHILPNIFPIIIVVATLRIGGYILSEASLSFLGLGAQPPTPSWGSIVSIGSNFILTAPWFSIFPGLAIATVVIGFNLSGDGLRDILDPKLKGKI